The Devosia sp. MC521 genome segment GGTCCAAATAACGAGCGCTTGATCGCCACCGGCGCCAGAAAGCTTTTGGGAGGGGCAAAAATGGAACGTCATTACGGTTGGGTCATCGTTGCGGCGGGGGCCGTAATTACCTGCCTCGCAATGGGTGCCATGTTCGCCCTGCCCGTATATCTCCAACCTATGGCAGACGAAACCGGCTGGTCTCGAGCGGGGATTTCCGGCGCCATGACTGTTGGCTTTATCGTCATGGGTATCGCTGGCTTTGTCTGGGGCACCATCACCGATCGCATTGGCGCTCGACCCGTTATCGTCACCGCTGCGGTCATTCTCGGACTAGGCCTCTTCATCGCCAGCCTCACAGAAAATCTACTCGTCTTTCAATTCGCTTACGGCGGACTTGTCGGCGCCGCAGGTGGCGCTTTCTTTGCGCCCTTGATCGCCACCACATTGGGCTGGTTCGACAAAAACCGCAGCCTTGCTGTGTCGCTCGTCACCCTGGGCGCAGGGGTCGCGCCCATGACCATGACGCCGCTCGCCACCATATTGATAGAAGCAATTGGCTGGCGGCAGTCGATGGCCGTCATCGGTCTGACCGCCGTGGCCGTCATCATTCCCTTAGGATTTCTCATCCGCAGCGCACCGCACGTGCAGTTGCAACCATCGAGCAGCGACATTGCTCCGGCTGCAAAAGAACCCAGCCGTATTGGCGAAATCTTCCGCACACCGCAGTTCATCATTCTCGCAGGCGTGTTCTTTCTCTGCTGCGCCGCTCATTCTGGCCCGATCTTTCACACGGTCAGCTACGCCATATTGTGCGGGGCGACGCCTTTAGCGGCGGCAAGCATCTATAGTGTTGAGGGCCTGGCCGGGCTCGGCGGGCGCGTTCTCTTTGGCCTTATGGGAGACAAGCTCGGCGTGCGTCGCGTTATCGTCGGCGGCCTAGCGCTACAAGCGATCGGCATCTATTGCTATATTTACGTCACCGAGCTGCAGCACTTCTACATGCTGGCCGTCGTTCTCGGCCTCGTCTACGGCGGCGTGATGCCGCTCTATTCCGTTCTGGCGCGCGACTATTTCGGCCCCAAAGTTATGGGCACCGTGCTAGGCGGCATAACCATGACCTCCTCTATAGGCATGGCTTTCGGCCCGGTCGGCGGCGGGTATCTCTACGACACCTATGGCAGCTACCACTGGCTCTATATCGCCTCGGCTGCTGTTGGTGTTGGCGCAGCTCTGCTGGCTCTGGTGTTCCCGCCTAAATCAACCAATGACGATTTGGCAACGCCGCAACCGGCCTGATCACCAGCTCGGCGGCCAATAGACATTGTCGGCAAAATCACTCGGAATGGGCGACATGCGCGAAAGTGCATTCGCCGCGAGATCGATCTCCTTGCACTGCCGCTGCACCCGCATGGGCATCGGATTGCCCGAGACATATTCTTCCATCTGCCATTGCTCGATATTCAGTACCGCTTTGCGACGCCGCGCTTCGGCAAAAACCTCTTCTATGCCGATAAGCCGATTAGCAGCGACAAATTGGCCGTTCTCGGTCCACTCGCGCCTATTCACGAAGTCAGTATAACGCATAACAAACACCCCAGTACGAAGGTGATTTCACGCCGAAAGTCTTACTGAATACCAAACGATCCTTGCTTCGTGATCACAACTGCGCTTAGGCAAGGGCATGACTATTCTCTATCTCATGGCCGCGCCTGCAGAATATGGCCCACACCTGCAAAAGCGTATTTCACCTGTCATGATCGGCATTGGTCCGGTCGAGGCGGCCGTGGGCACCATGCGTGCTCTCGCCGAACGCGCGACCAATCTTCCGACGCTGGTCGTTTCTTTGGGCTCTGCCGGGTCGCAGCGCCTTAATCAATGTGAAGTGTATCAAGCGACCTCGGTCGCTTATCGCGATATGGACGCCACAGCGCTAGGCTTTGAAAAGGGCCTAACACCCCTCGCCGATATCCCGATCACCATGCCCTTGGCACCACACGTGCCGGGCCTGAAGCCCGCCACGCTTTCGACAGGGGCAAATGTTGTGTCGGGTGCCGCTTATGACCGCGTAGCTGAAGATATGGTCGATATGGAGACCTTCGCCGTCCTGCGAGCTTGCCAGAGTTTTAGCGTGCCGCTGATCGCCTTGCGCGGCATCTCAGATGGCAAGTCAGACGTCACCGAACTCGCTCACTGGACGCAATATCTCCATATCGTAGACGAGAAACTGGCCGAGGCCGTCGATATCATCCAGGCCTATTGGGCCAACCGCGCCTAGACCTCTGGATCTTGGTCTTTCTCGCGCTCCGCCTTTTTATCGCGGCGCGAGCGGCTCCAGTTGTTGTACCAGCGATTACCGCGCAAAACCGTGTAGTTCACCGGCTTCTGCAGGAAGATCAGATCAAGCGCCAGCAGCAGCAACCCGAGCGGCAACATCCACACGCCGAGCACCGGCAGGAAACTAAAAATCCCGCCGAAGACGAGGAGAATGCCCAAGGGGACGCGGATAATCCGCGCCTCTGGGCGACGCACGCGCGCCAACCATCGCGCCGCGAACGGCGGTATGCTCCGCTCCAGCCTATCAAACAGACGGTTCAGTCGCTGCGCACTCTTGTTCATTTGAGCACCTCTCATCTTCTTCTAAATGGCGCTGCACTGTGTTCGTTCAAGGGCAAGTCGGAACCTGCAGCCATTCTATCTCGTTGATTGGCAAAACGAGGATGACCATGACCATTGACGACATCTTACTCCGCCTCGGCGTTCGCCCAAAGAAGCGTGGACTTGAAGCCCAGCTCGAAAACCTGCGCCGCGACATCCGCAAACTGAGCCATAGTGCGACAAATCACGCCGGGCATTTGGCCGGTTCGGTTTCTCACAGGGCATCCCATGTCAGCGATGAATGGGGCGACAGCCTTGCCGATCTCACCAGAGAAGCCGCACGCTATGGCACCCAAATCGCTGAGACCGCAGGAGAACAATCGCGTCGCGCCGTACGCGCCGTCAAAAACGATCCGCTACCGGTTATCGCTGTCATCGGCACGATCGTATTGCTGAGCACCCTGCTTCGCAGCAAGTAATTGGATTTTAACCACATCTCTGAGGCTTTTCTTAAGCGTAACCGGGCAATTTCTGCCC includes the following:
- a CDS encoding MFS transporter → MERHYGWVIVAAGAVITCLAMGAMFALPVYLQPMADETGWSRAGISGAMTVGFIVMGIAGFVWGTITDRIGARPVIVTAAVILGLGLFIASLTENLLVFQFAYGGLVGAAGGAFFAPLIATTLGWFDKNRSLAVSLVTLGAGVAPMTMTPLATILIEAIGWRQSMAVIGLTAVAVIIPLGFLIRSAPHVQLQPSSSDIAPAAKEPSRIGEIFRTPQFIILAGVFFLCCAAHSGPIFHTVSYAILCGATPLAAASIYSVEGLAGLGGRVLFGLMGDKLGVRRVIVGGLALQAIGIYCYIYVTELQHFYMLAVVLGLVYGGVMPLYSVLARDYFGPKVMGTVLGGITMTSSIGMAFGPVGGGYLYDTYGSYHWLYIASAAVGVGAALLALVFPPKSTNDDLATPQPA
- a CDS encoding 5'-methylthioadenosine/S-adenosylhomocysteine nucleosidase (Enables the cleavage of the glycosidic bond in both 5'-methylthioadenosine and S-adenosylhomocysteine); protein product: MTILYLMAAPAEYGPHLQKRISPVMIGIGPVEAAVGTMRALAERATNLPTLVVSLGSAGSQRLNQCEVYQATSVAYRDMDATALGFEKGLTPLADIPITMPLAPHVPGLKPATLSTGANVVSGAAYDRVAEDMVDMETFAVLRACQSFSVPLIALRGISDGKSDVTELAHWTQYLHIVDEKLAEAVDIIQAYWANRA